A genomic window from Amblyraja radiata isolate CabotCenter1 chromosome 18, sAmbRad1.1.pri, whole genome shotgun sequence includes:
- the LOC116983531 gene encoding scavenger receptor cysteine-rich type 1 protein M130-like translates to MNIQTDNKKFGSEIQCCLNETKEANCSETQRGTVHEPAIEISDFSLQGGVSRCSGRLEFRLENSSVVGLCLGGSTFTVASLVCRELGCGAVSAIVAGSFYSGPPRPPWERKLECAASDQLKGCRQTSAACDGESLAVVCGAAEPRYRLGVGSGSCSGKISVFAGGSWLPVGGRVSGEWAEELCRGLRCGAAVSLEPASVLLQPLIEVSNHSCVSLPLGNESCSAPGPTTNGTTVYKLQCQAGLSPPFRLRGGRSRCEGKAEVYFRGFWRPVCRSRWTERERDVVCVQERCPGERGTWERDRAGGNSPNETDKCVECVNLRQRSLTQGTDLWTLTERWGTTQRMNITCPGLPEVTEGSSGSVAAWVTVLVLALLLVALACWWRRYRGRGLRVFQRKNTQRQWIGPTGATELEQEEAAGNLVPKQVLIWVIMHRILMKGQMQKMKMDNRKKQTYMRMWK, encoded by the exons ATGAATATACAGACAGATAACAAAA AGTTCGGGTCTGAAATTCAATGCTGTTTGAATG AAACAAAAGAAGCAAATTgctcagaaactcagcggggaacAGTACATGAACCTGCCATCG AGATCTCGGACTTTTCCCTTCAGGGCGGCGTCTCCCGATGCTCCGGGCGTCTGGAATTCCGTCTGGAaaattcctcggtcgtgggcttgTGTCTCGGAGGGTCAACCTTCACCGTCGCATCGCTGGTCTGCAGAGAACTGGGATGCGGAGCAGTTTCCGCGATAGTGGCGGGGTCTTTTTATTCCGGGCCCCCTCGCCCGCCGTGGGAACGGAAGCTGGAGTGTGCGGCATCTGATCAGCTCAAAGGATGCAGGCAGACCAGCGCGGCGTGTGATGGGGAGTCGCTGGCAGTCGTGTGTGGAG CCGCCGAGCCCCGGTACAGACTGGGTGTTGGTTCGGGATCGTGTTCCGGGAAGATTTCCGTGTTTGCCGGCGGGTCTTGGTTGCCGGTGGGGGGAAGAGTGAGCGGCGAGTGGGCTGAGGAACTGTGCCGGGGTCTGAGGTGCGGGGCGGCGGTCAGCCTGGAGCCGGCGTCGGTCCTACTGCAGCCGCTGATCGAGGTCTCCAACCACTCGTGTGTGTCGCTGCCGCTCGGCAACGAGTCCTGCTCGGCCCCCGGCCCCACAACTAACGGGACCACAGTTTATAAACTGCAGTGTCAAG cCGGTCTCTCCCCACCGTTCCGCCTCCGCGGTGGCCGTTCCCGGTGCGAAGGGAAGGCGGAGGTATATTTCCGAGGCTTCTGGCGACCGGTCTGCCGATCGCGCTGGACGGAGAGAGAGCGGGATGTGGTCTGCGTCCAGGAGCGGTGTCCGGGCGAGAGGGGAACGTGGGAGCGGGACAGAGCTGGCGGCAACAGCCCGAATGAGACGGAcaagtgtgtggagtgtgtgaaCCTCAGGCAGCGATCCCTCACCCAGGGCACGGACCTGTGGACATTGACGGAGCGGTGGGGCACAACACAGCGCATGAACATCACCTGCCCGG GTTTGCCGGAGGTGACGGAGGGGTCGTCAGGGTCTGTGGCCGCCTGGGTCACGGTGTTGGTGCTGGCGCTGCTCTTGGTCGCCCTGGCGTGCTGGTGGAGGCGGTACCGGGGGAGAGGGCTCAGAG TCTTTCAACGAAAGAACACACAGCGTCAGTGGATTGGACCCACAGGAGCAACAG AATTGGAGCAAGAAGAAGCTGCTGGAAACCTCGTCCCCAAACAAGTATTAATTTGGGTCATCATGCACAGGATTTTGATGAAGGGGCAGATGCAGAAAATGAAAATGGACAACAGAAAGAAACAGACATACATGCGCATGTGGAAGTGA